From the genome of Hymenobacter cellulosilyticus, one region includes:
- a CDS encoding maleylpyruvate isomerase N-terminal domain-containing protein, protein MLHPLPPLATAHLFPVLDQLLLGVLASLTPAQWEQPTLAPQWRVRDVALHLLDGNLRALSMLRDGYFGQQPAGFSYGEIVEFLNQLNADWVRAGQRLSPGVIRWLLEISGPEYNRYLASLDPEAPATFSVGWAGETESANWFHVARDYTEKWHHQQQIRQAVGQEQPLLSRELYHPFLATCLRALPHHYRGVAAEAGQVVGFTITGPAHDTWYLRRGAEGWELSQNYAGPLAASVTIDGAVAWRLFTKSLPRNLAAAHIHFDGETRLGEPVFDLLTVMA, encoded by the coding sequence ATGCTACACCCGTTGCCGCCGCTTGCCACGGCTCATTTGTTTCCGGTTCTCGATCAGCTCTTGCTGGGAGTGCTGGCTTCGCTAACGCCGGCACAGTGGGAGCAGCCTACGCTGGCGCCGCAGTGGCGGGTGCGCGACGTGGCTCTGCACCTGCTCGACGGCAACCTGCGGGCCTTGTCCATGCTGCGCGACGGCTACTTTGGCCAGCAGCCCGCCGGGTTTTCCTACGGGGAAATCGTGGAATTTCTCAACCAGCTCAACGCCGACTGGGTGCGGGCCGGGCAGCGCCTGAGTCCGGGCGTGATTCGGTGGCTGCTGGAAATATCCGGACCAGAGTACAACCGCTACCTGGCCAGCCTGGACCCTGAGGCGCCGGCCACGTTTTCCGTGGGCTGGGCCGGCGAGACGGAGTCGGCCAACTGGTTTCACGTGGCCCGCGACTACACCGAGAAGTGGCACCACCAGCAGCAGATCCGGCAGGCGGTGGGGCAGGAGCAGCCGCTGCTGAGCCGGGAGCTCTACCATCCGTTTCTGGCTACCTGCCTGCGGGCCTTGCCCCACCACTACCGGGGCGTAGCGGCCGAAGCCGGGCAGGTCGTGGGCTTTACCATCACCGGTCCCGCCCACGACACGTGGTATCTGCGGCGCGGGGCGGAAGGCTGGGAGCTGAGTCAGAACTACGCGGGTCCGCTGGCCGCCTCAGTTACCATCGACGGGGCCGTGGCCTGGCGGTTATTTACCAAAAGCCTGCCCCGAAACCTGGCTGCCGCCCACATTCACTTCGATGGCGAAACACGGCTGGGCGAGCCGGTGTTCGACCTGCTGACCGTAATGGCTTAA
- a CDS encoding S8 family serine peptidase, with protein MRFSTLLLLAGLGLSTLPGLAGSTDPQPAARPVQTTGTVRKHLIYFRDKANTPFSTTQPQAFLSARSLERRTRQNISVQPRDLPVSPGYVAQLKALPGTQLWYTSRWFNAAVVACDSTTLAAVQALPFVRSVVTLNRNQAGLRKRGPQPEVVPPPQRPGASPADYGSAYEQAQMIGAVTMHNANFRGEGLQIAVFDAGFPGVNQIPAFAPLFQERRLASTFNFVDKSGDVFQRNDHGTNCLSTMAANQSGFFIGTAPKATYHLCITEDVSSEHPVEEMNWLIAAEYADSVGVDIISSSLGYNTFDLPSTGYTYADMNGRRAISTRAAAAAARVGILVVNSAGNEGANGWRYITARPMPTPF; from the coding sequence ATGCGCTTTTCTACTCTTCTGCTGCTCGCGGGCCTGGGCCTGAGCACGCTTCCCGGTCTGGCCGGTTCTACGGATCCGCAACCGGCTGCCCGCCCGGTTCAGACGACCGGCACGGTGCGCAAACACCTGATTTACTTTCGCGACAAAGCCAATACGCCGTTTAGCACCACCCAGCCCCAGGCTTTTCTCTCGGCCCGGTCCCTGGAGCGGCGCACCCGCCAGAATATCAGCGTGCAGCCCCGCGACCTGCCCGTAAGTCCGGGCTACGTGGCGCAGCTCAAGGCCCTGCCCGGAACCCAGCTCTGGTACACCTCCCGCTGGTTTAACGCCGCCGTCGTTGCCTGCGATTCTACGACGCTGGCCGCTGTGCAGGCCCTGCCCTTTGTGCGCAGCGTGGTTACGCTCAACCGCAATCAGGCTGGCCTGCGCAAGCGTGGCCCCCAGCCCGAGGTAGTGCCCCCGCCCCAGCGTCCCGGGGCCAGCCCCGCCGACTATGGCAGCGCCTATGAGCAGGCCCAGATGATTGGAGCCGTGACCATGCACAACGCCAACTTCCGCGGGGAAGGCCTACAGATTGCCGTTTTCGATGCCGGCTTTCCTGGCGTCAACCAGATTCCGGCCTTTGCGCCCTTGTTTCAGGAGCGGCGGCTGGCCAGCACGTTCAACTTCGTGGATAAGAGCGGGGACGTGTTTCAGCGCAACGACCATGGCACCAACTGCCTGTCCACCATGGCCGCCAACCAGTCCGGCTTCTTTATCGGCACGGCTCCCAAGGCTACCTACCACCTGTGCATTACCGAGGATGTTTCCTCCGAGCACCCCGTGGAGGAAATGAACTGGCTGATTGCGGCCGAGTACGCCGACTCGGTGGGCGTGGACATCATCAGCTCTTCTCTGGGCTACAACACCTTCGACTTGCCTTCCACGGGCTACACTTACGCCGATATGAACGGGCGACGGGCCATTTCGACGCGCGCCGCCGCCGCCGCCGCCCGCGTGGGCATACTCGTCGTAAACAGCGCCGGCAACGAGGGGGCCAACGGCTGGCGCTACATCACGGCCCGGCCGATGCCGACTCCATTCTGA
- the mnmA gene encoding tRNA 2-thiouridine(34) synthase MnmA encodes MNTSGTKGRVLVAMSGGIDSSVAAVLLHEQGYEVVGMTMKTWDYASAGGSKKETGCCSLDSINDARQIAVELGFPHYIIDIRDEFGDFVIDNFTEEYLAGRTPNPCVLCNTHIKWDALLRRADQLGCQFIATGHYANVRHENGRYVVSKGLDENKDQSYALWGVSQESLARTLFPLGGMRKTEIYEEARRRGFTELVNKPESYEICFIPDNDYRGFLRRRVEGLEERVAGGEFIMRDGTVLGHHEGYPFYTIGQRKGLGIALGFPAYVTEIRPETNQVVLGNFDELASTTTYVGKLNMGKFASLEGRGLVPSVTKIRYNHNGSPAFLEQVGDKIRVYFEEAVHAITPGQAAVFYDGNDVLGGGWIERHTIAEVPERTFSTATV; translated from the coding sequence ATGAATACTTCAGGGACGAAAGGACGAGTGCTGGTCGCCATGAGCGGCGGCATTGATAGCTCAGTAGCGGCCGTGCTCTTGCACGAGCAGGGCTACGAAGTGGTGGGCATGACCATGAAGACGTGGGATTACGCGTCGGCCGGTGGTAGCAAGAAGGAAACCGGCTGCTGCTCCCTGGATTCCATCAACGACGCCCGCCAGATTGCCGTAGAGCTCGGCTTTCCGCACTATATCATCGACATCCGCGACGAATTCGGCGACTTCGTTATCGACAACTTCACGGAGGAATACCTGGCCGGGCGCACGCCCAACCCCTGCGTGCTCTGCAATACCCACATCAAGTGGGATGCCCTGCTGCGCCGGGCCGACCAGCTCGGCTGCCAGTTTATTGCCACCGGCCACTACGCCAACGTGCGTCACGAAAACGGCCGGTACGTGGTCAGCAAGGGCCTCGACGAAAACAAGGATCAGTCGTACGCTCTCTGGGGTGTATCGCAGGAAAGCCTGGCGCGTACGTTGTTTCCACTGGGCGGCATGCGCAAAACCGAAATCTACGAGGAGGCCCGTCGTCGCGGCTTTACTGAGCTGGTCAACAAGCCCGAGAGCTACGAAATCTGCTTTATTCCCGACAACGACTACCGCGGCTTTTTGCGGCGCCGGGTAGAAGGATTAGAGGAGCGCGTGGCCGGCGGTGAGTTTATCATGCGCGACGGGACCGTGCTGGGTCACCACGAGGGCTACCCTTTCTACACCATTGGGCAGCGTAAGGGCTTGGGCATTGCCCTGGGCTTTCCGGCCTACGTCACCGAAATCCGGCCCGAAACCAACCAGGTCGTGCTGGGCAATTTCGACGAGCTGGCCAGCACCACCACCTACGTGGGTAAACTCAACATGGGCAAGTTTGCGTCTCTGGAAGGCCGCGGGCTGGTACCGTCCGTCACCAAGATCCGCTACAACCACAACGGTTCCCCGGCGTTCCTGGAGCAGGTCGGCGACAAAATCCGCGTATATTTCGAGGAAGCAGTCCATGCTATTACGCCCGGGCAGGCTGCCGTTTTCTATGACGGCAACGACGTGCTGGGCGGCGGCTGGATTGAGCGCCACACCATTGCCGAAGTGCCCGAACGCACCTTCTCCACTGCTACTGTATGA
- a CDS encoding MotA/TolQ/ExbB proton channel family protein, protein MTSFLLQVTTAATVATDTAATAANQAADAAAAGDLSLIDLILKGGWIMVPLFLLSFVSIYIIIERYLTIRRAAVNPDSFMAGIRGLMVKGDLQGAKMLCAQNPSPLARMVEKGIRRIGLPLKDIESSVENVGKIEIARLEKNISILGIIAGIAPMLGFVGTIIGVIKIFYAISTTGDFGIAQISGGLYTKMVTSAAGLIVGIIAHVGYHWLSIMVERLIFRMENSAIEFMDILQDN, encoded by the coding sequence ATGACCTCTTTTCTGCTGCAGGTTACCACCGCCGCTACCGTTGCCACCGACACCGCCGCTACGGCCGCCAATCAGGCCGCTGATGCCGCCGCCGCCGGTGACCTTTCCCTGATTGACCTGATTCTAAAGGGGGGCTGGATCATGGTCCCGCTCTTTCTGCTCTCGTTTGTTTCCATCTACATCATCATTGAGCGCTACCTGACCATCCGCCGGGCGGCCGTTAATCCGGATTCGTTTATGGCCGGCATTCGCGGGCTGATGGTAAAGGGCGACTTGCAGGGCGCCAAAATGCTCTGCGCCCAGAACCCCTCGCCGCTGGCCCGCATGGTGGAGAAAGGTATCCGCCGCATTGGTTTGCCGCTGAAAGACATCGAAAGCAGCGTCGAGAACGTGGGCAAGATTGAAATTGCCCGCCTCGAGAAGAACATCAGCATTCTGGGCATTATCGCCGGTATTGCGCCCATGCTCGGCTTCGTGGGCACCATTATCGGGGTAATCAAGATTTTCTACGCCATTTCTACCACCGGCGACTTTGGCATTGCCCAGATTTCGGGTGGTCTGTACACCAAGATGGTGACTTCGGCCGCCGGCCTTATCGTGGGTATCATTGCCCACGTTGGCTACCACTGGCTCAGCATCATGGTTGAGCGCCTGATTTTCCGCATGGAGAACTCGGCTATTGAATTCATGGATATCCTTCAGGACAACTAA
- the trpF gene encoding phosphoribosylanthranilate isomerase, which translates to MPLITSVLVRGINNLSDARYCAGMGADFLTFRLDPALPGHLEPALVQELSGWVAGVQLIGEFDSLSIPEINALATRCGLHYVLMHRRRTPEELAQLVVPALKLIKWIPDMLVEDVEKRFRDQQAHVAGFVLADAPHETLSAMQRAQLTQQARTYKVWLGTGFAPASLNVRQLVEEVQPTGIVLEGGQEIKPGLRDFTELEAVFEQLEEE; encoded by the coding sequence ATGCCTCTGATTACCTCCGTGCTCGTGCGCGGTATCAATAACTTGTCGGACGCCCGTTACTGCGCCGGAATGGGTGCCGATTTTCTCACCTTTCGCCTCGACCCGGCGTTGCCGGGCCATCTGGAGCCGGCTCTGGTGCAGGAGCTGAGCGGCTGGGTGGCCGGCGTGCAACTCATCGGCGAGTTTGATTCGCTGTCAATTCCCGAAATTAACGCCCTGGCTACCCGCTGCGGGCTGCACTACGTGCTGATGCACCGGCGCCGCACTCCCGAGGAGCTGGCCCAGCTGGTGGTGCCCGCGCTGAAGCTTATCAAATGGATTCCTGACATGCTGGTGGAAGACGTCGAGAAGCGTTTTCGTGACCAGCAGGCTCACGTGGCCGGGTTTGTGCTGGCCGATGCCCCGCACGAAACCCTGTCTGCCATGCAGCGGGCCCAGCTCACCCAGCAGGCCCGGACTTATAAAGTATGGCTGGGCACCGGCTTTGCGCCCGCCAGCCTGAACGTCCGGCAGCTGGTGGAAGAAGTGCAGCCCACGGGCATCGTGCTGGAAGGCGGGCAGGAAATCAAGCCCGGTTTGCGCGACTTCACCGAGCTGGAAGCCGTGTTTGAGCAACTAGAGGAAGAATAG
- a CDS encoding TonB-dependent receptor, with product MLITGTVLDASGAGLEQVSIGVEGQPGGTNTDDKGRFALNVVRPLSGKPPTLVARRLGYQAQRLVLNLADTRDLTITLTLDPRALKNVTVRARNDEANTSEQVSVIRIDPRSVKELPSAFGDFNKILTTLPGVVANNELTSTYTVRGGNYDENLVYVNGIEVYRPFLVTSAQQEGLSFVNPDLVDRIEFSSGGWQPKFGDRLSSVLSIEYKKPQKFAGSATGSLVGGTVHVEATSPNKRISYLAGIRYKNATYVLRSLKQQQGGYNPTFYDGQAYINAALGPKDNPDRTSLGLLTTFAHNDFRFNPESGQATFSTATNQLTRLFIAYDGRERMQYDTYQGGLNLRHNFTSNLQGELLAGAMLSREFEYRDVEAAYSFAEINRDPNSDDYNKPVRQRDVGSRFDHSRNNLLARVATLEARGRWTPGSQHTVRWGVKVGREKIEDQLNEYSFVDSADFVPDYRRTRLVSNLDLSSTRTQGYAQHTIEFDTLRTLTYGVRANYWSVNQQLTVSPRVQYSMISRRHPNLSFKFATGLYYQPPFYRELRDQTRGTQATPQSVMVQTATLNPELRAQRSLHFIAGNELRFRQWDRPFVFTGELYYKYLTDVIPYDLDNVRLRYFAKNNATAYAAGLDTRISGEFVKGVESWFSMGVLTTRENIVGDSLTQLNAQGDTISRTAQGYIRRPSDQRLNFGIFFQDQLPGNPSVKGYVNFVFGSGLPFSPPALPEERGTTKLTRSYKRVDLGFSKVLSLNNTGETRRPASWKAYGWAWRCSTC from the coding sequence GTGCTGATTACTGGCACCGTGCTGGATGCCAGCGGGGCGGGGCTCGAACAAGTCAGCATCGGGGTGGAAGGCCAGCCCGGCGGCACCAACACCGACGACAAAGGGCGCTTTGCCTTGAACGTGGTACGGCCCCTGAGCGGCAAGCCGCCCACGCTGGTGGCCCGCCGCCTGGGGTACCAGGCCCAGCGCCTCGTGCTCAACCTCGCCGATACCCGGGACCTGACCATCACGCTGACCCTGGACCCGCGGGCCCTAAAGAACGTGACCGTGCGGGCCCGCAACGACGAGGCCAATACCAGTGAGCAGGTCAGCGTGATTCGCATTGACCCCCGCTCGGTCAAGGAGCTGCCCTCGGCCTTTGGCGACTTCAACAAGATCCTGACCACGCTGCCCGGGGTGGTGGCCAATAATGAGCTAACGAGCACGTACACCGTGCGCGGCGGCAACTACGACGAAAACCTGGTGTACGTCAACGGCATTGAGGTATACCGCCCGTTTCTGGTGACCTCGGCCCAGCAGGAAGGCCTGAGCTTCGTGAACCCCGACCTGGTGGACCGCATCGAGTTTTCCTCCGGCGGCTGGCAGCCCAAGTTCGGCGACCGGCTTTCCTCCGTGCTTAGCATCGAGTACAAGAAGCCCCAGAAGTTTGCCGGTTCGGCTACGGGCAGCCTGGTGGGCGGTACCGTGCACGTGGAAGCCACTTCGCCCAACAAGCGCATCAGCTACCTGGCTGGGATTCGCTACAAGAATGCCACCTACGTGCTTCGTTCCCTGAAGCAGCAGCAGGGCGGCTACAATCCCACGTTCTACGACGGACAGGCCTACATCAACGCCGCATTAGGACCCAAGGACAACCCCGACCGAACCAGCCTGGGCCTGCTGACCACGTTTGCCCACAATGATTTTCGCTTCAACCCCGAATCGGGTCAGGCTACCTTCAGTACGGCTACCAATCAGCTGACCCGCCTGTTCATTGCCTACGATGGCCGGGAGCGGATGCAGTACGATACCTACCAGGGCGGACTCAACCTGCGCCACAACTTTACCAGCAACCTGCAGGGCGAACTGCTGGCCGGGGCCATGCTGTCCCGGGAGTTTGAGTACCGCGACGTGGAAGCGGCCTACAGCTTTGCCGAAATCAACCGTGACCCCAACTCGGACGACTACAATAAGCCCGTGCGCCAGCGCGACGTGGGCTCCCGCTTCGACCATTCCCGCAATAACCTGCTGGCCCGCGTGGCCACGCTCGAAGCCCGGGGCCGCTGGACGCCCGGCAGCCAGCACACCGTGCGCTGGGGCGTCAAGGTGGGCCGGGAGAAAATCGAGGACCAGCTCAACGAGTACAGCTTCGTGGACTCGGCCGACTTCGTGCCCGACTACCGCCGTACCCGTTTGGTGTCGAATCTGGACCTGAGCAGCACCCGCACCCAGGGCTATGCCCAGCACACCATCGAGTTTGATACCCTGCGCACGCTCACCTACGGGGTGCGGGCCAACTATTGGTCGGTAAACCAGCAGCTGACCGTGAGCCCGCGCGTGCAGTACTCGATGATCAGCCGACGCCACCCGAATCTGTCGTTCAAGTTTGCTACCGGTTTGTATTACCAGCCTCCGTTTTACCGGGAGCTGCGCGACCAGACCCGCGGCACCCAGGCCACGCCTCAGTCGGTAATGGTGCAGACGGCCACCCTGAATCCGGAGCTGCGGGCCCAACGCTCCCTGCATTTTATTGCCGGCAACGAGCTGCGCTTCCGCCAGTGGGACCGGCCCTTCGTGTTTACCGGGGAGCTCTACTATAAGTACCTAACCGACGTGATTCCCTACGACCTGGACAACGTGCGGCTACGCTACTTTGCCAAGAACAACGCTACGGCTTACGCCGCCGGCCTGGATACGCGTATCAGCGGGGAGTTCGTGAAAGGGGTAGAATCCTGGTTTAGCATGGGTGTGCTGACCACCCGCGAAAATATTGTGGGCGACTCCCTGACCCAGCTTAACGCCCAGGGCGACACGATTAGCCGCACGGCGCAGGGCTACATCCGCCGGCCTTCCGACCAGCGCCTGAACTTCGGTATCTTCTTCCAGGATCAGCTGCCGGGCAATCCGTCGGTGAAGGGCTACGTGAACTTCGTGTTTGGCAGCGGCCTGCCCTTTAGCCCGCCGGCCCTGCCCGAGGAGCGGGGCACGACCAAGCTCACCCGCTCTTATAAGCGCGTCGATCTGGGCTTCTCTAAGGTTTTGTCGCTCAATAATACCGGGGAAACCCGCCGCCCGGCCAGCTGGAAAGCTTATGGCTGGGCCTGGAGGTGCTCAACGTGCTAG
- a CDS encoding DUF2911 domain-containing protein — MTVDYHTPAVRGRAVWGQLVPYGQVWRAGANENTIITFSDPVMLNGQAVPAGKYSFYVLPKADQDWELILNRVINHWGTEGYDPRADQIRLPAVPESGPMHENLVYWFSEVKPGSGRLNLSWEKRTVSMLIETDVHTKVVAGIQKVLAANPENWQLLAQAADYLVQNNIQAELALQYINESLRLKEAYTNTWIKARLLASKQDYGTAIVYGRRALKLGEKEDPDFKQRQPTMRITLTEWQSKAY; from the coding sequence GTGACGGTCGACTACCACACGCCCGCCGTGCGGGGCCGGGCCGTTTGGGGTCAACTAGTGCCGTATGGGCAAGTATGGCGGGCCGGGGCCAATGAAAACACAATTATCACCTTCTCCGACCCGGTTATGCTCAACGGGCAGGCCGTGCCGGCGGGAAAGTATTCTTTCTACGTGCTGCCCAAAGCCGACCAGGACTGGGAGTTGATTCTCAACCGCGTTATCAACCACTGGGGCACCGAGGGCTACGACCCACGCGCCGACCAGATCCGCCTGCCAGCCGTGCCCGAGTCGGGGCCCATGCACGAAAACCTAGTATACTGGTTTTCGGAGGTGAAGCCCGGCAGTGGCCGCCTGAACCTGTCCTGGGAAAAGCGCACGGTGAGTATGCTCATCGAAACGGATGTCCACACCAAGGTTGTAGCGGGCATTCAGAAAGTGCTGGCGGCGAATCCCGAGAACTGGCAGCTGCTGGCCCAGGCCGCCGACTACTTAGTGCAAAATAACATTCAGGCAGAACTGGCCCTGCAGTACATCAACGAGTCGCTGCGCCTGAAGGAAGCCTACACCAACACCTGGATCAAGGCCCGGCTCCTGGCCTCCAAGCAGGACTACGGCACGGCCATCGTCTACGGCCGGCGGGCCCTGAAGCTCGGGGAAAAGGAAGACCCAGACTTTAAACAGCGGCAACCCACCATGCGCATCACCCTGACCGAGTGGCAGAGCAAGGCCTATTAG
- a CDS encoding ExbD/TolR family protein, which produces MDLSRRRKLSSHVETSSMNDIMFFLMLFFLIVSTMVNPNVIKLMLPNARSGKAVMKETINISVDAAGQYFLDRQPVTAATLETALQQRIAGLEAPTVVLRVDSSLNVQKLVDILEIGNRLKVKMVMATQAQQSGGKA; this is translated from the coding sequence ATGGACCTCAGCCGGCGCCGTAAGCTTTCCTCGCACGTCGAGACGTCTTCGATGAACGACATCATGTTCTTTCTGATGCTGTTCTTCCTGATCGTGAGCACCATGGTCAACCCCAACGTAATCAAGCTCATGCTGCCCAATGCTCGCTCGGGCAAGGCTGTCATGAAGGAAACCATCAATATCTCGGTGGACGCGGCCGGGCAGTACTTCCTGGACCGGCAGCCCGTAACGGCTGCCACCCTGGAAACCGCCCTGCAGCAGCGTATTGCCGGCCTGGAAGCACCCACCGTAGTGCTGCGCGTCGATTCGTCCCTGAACGTGCAGAAGCTGGTCGATATTCTCGAAATCGGCAACCGCCTGAAGGTGAAGATGGTCATGGCTACCCAGGCCCAGCAGTCGGGCGGGAAGGCGTAG
- a CDS encoding bifunctional folylpolyglutamate synthase/dihydrofolate synthase: protein MHVAGTNGKGSSSNLLAATLQAAGYKVGLYTSPHLREFTERIKLNGQDLDPDYLVRWVQQWRPLFEQVQPSFFEMCVALAYSYFAEQQVDIAVVEVGLGGRLDSTNIITPLVSLITNISFDHQNLLGNTLPLIAAEKAGIIKSGVPVVVSQTQPEVQAVFTDKAREVGAPLLFADQLYYPALAETPAPDAETQLLTITNQHTTEGQTLEVGLVGDYQRLNVPGVLTVLDELRHQGFTISETAVREGLRDVRRLTGFRGRWTILGRQPLVICDTGHNEAGIRFITAQLARLPYRQLHLVLGTVNDKDVATMLALLPTTATYYFCQANIPRALPATELAQRAAALGLHGQVYGPVPAAVAAARAAAAPDDVVFIGGSTFVVAEIEELY from the coding sequence GTGCACGTAGCCGGTACCAATGGCAAGGGCAGTAGCTCCAACCTGCTGGCGGCCACCCTGCAGGCCGCCGGCTACAAAGTGGGCTTGTACACCTCGCCCCACCTGCGCGAATTCACAGAGCGAATCAAGCTCAACGGGCAGGACCTGGACCCCGATTACCTCGTGCGCTGGGTGCAGCAGTGGCGGCCGTTGTTTGAGCAGGTGCAGCCCTCGTTTTTCGAAATGTGCGTGGCCCTGGCTTATTCGTACTTTGCCGAGCAGCAGGTCGATATTGCTGTAGTAGAGGTGGGCCTGGGCGGCCGCCTGGATTCGACCAATATCATCACCCCGCTGGTGTCGTTGATTACCAACATCAGCTTTGACCATCAGAACCTGCTGGGCAACACGCTGCCGCTCATTGCCGCCGAAAAAGCCGGCATTATCAAGTCCGGGGTGCCGGTGGTTGTTAGCCAGACCCAGCCCGAAGTGCAGGCCGTATTTACCGACAAAGCCCGAGAGGTAGGTGCCCCGTTGCTTTTTGCCGACCAGCTCTACTATCCGGCTCTGGCCGAGACGCCCGCGCCGGATGCCGAAACCCAGCTGCTGACCATCACCAACCAGCATACGACGGAGGGCCAGACCCTGGAAGTGGGGCTGGTGGGCGACTACCAGCGCCTGAACGTGCCCGGCGTGCTGACTGTGCTCGACGAGTTGCGGCACCAGGGCTTTACCATTTCCGAAACTGCCGTACGGGAAGGCCTGCGCGACGTGCGCCGCCTGACCGGCTTCCGGGGCCGCTGGACGATTCTGGGCCGCCAGCCGCTGGTGATCTGCGACACGGGCCACAACGAGGCCGGTATTCGTTTTATCACCGCCCAACTGGCCCGCCTGCCTTACCGGCAGCTGCACCTGGTGCTCGGCACCGTCAACGATAAGGACGTAGCCACCATGCTGGCCCTGCTGCCAACGACGGCAACCTATTACTTTTGCCAGGCCAACATCCCGCGGGCGTTGCCGGCTACCGAGCTGGCCCAGCGGGCGGCGGCTTTGGGGCTGCACGGCCAGGTATACGGTCCCGTGCCTGCGGCCGTGGCCGCCGCCCGGGCCGCCGCTGCTCCCGACGATGTCGTCTTTATCGGCGGCAGCACGTTTGTGGTGGCTGAAATTGAAGAACTGTATTGA
- the trmB gene encoding tRNA (guanosine(46)-N7)-methyltransferase TrmB → MGRIKLKRFSDNAGRADIVEPGKATYQQLVGRWKTEFFKNDNPITLEVGCGKGDYTVGLAARYPERNFLGLDIKGDRIWIGSTKAETLGLTNVGFVRMRALDLLDHFGPGELSEIWITFPDPRPRLGDAKRRLTAPRFLDRYQQILQPGGLVHLKTDDEPLFDYSLETVQQRPGATVLAHTKDLYATAELLPHAEDIQTHYEKRFRVEGIPIKYLQFRLS, encoded by the coding sequence ATGGGTCGAATTAAACTAAAGCGCTTCTCGGACAACGCCGGGCGGGCCGATATTGTAGAGCCGGGTAAAGCCACCTACCAGCAACTGGTGGGCCGCTGGAAAACGGAGTTTTTCAAGAACGACAACCCCATTACGCTCGAAGTGGGCTGCGGCAAGGGCGACTACACCGTGGGCCTGGCCGCCCGCTACCCGGAACGTAATTTTCTGGGCCTCGACATCAAGGGGGACCGAATTTGGATTGGCTCCACCAAAGCCGAAACGCTAGGCCTTACCAACGTAGGCTTCGTGCGCATGCGGGCCCTGGATCTGCTCGACCATTTCGGCCCCGGGGAGCTCAGTGAAATCTGGATTACGTTTCCCGACCCGCGCCCCCGCCTGGGCGACGCCAAGCGCCGCCTCACCGCCCCGCGCTTCTTAGACCGCTACCAGCAGATTCTGCAGCCCGGGGGCCTGGTTCACCTCAAAACCGACGACGAGCCCCTGTTCGACTATTCTCTGGAAACGGTGCAGCAGCGGCCCGGGGCCACCGTGCTGGCTCACACCAAGGACCTGTACGCCACGGCGGAGCTGCTGCCCCACGCCGAGGATATTCAGACACACTACGAGAAGCGCTTCCGGGTCGAGGGTATTCCGATAAAGTACCTGCAGTTTCGCCTGAGCTAA